In Metarhizium brunneum chromosome 3, complete sequence, a genomic segment contains:
- the Smpd1_1 gene encoding Sphingomyelin phosphodiesterase: MRPGSLLPLLALGPVVQAAAAASSQESRDLFARDFEMLNSRDLEQLSPRDVELLTRALVERGLLDDIWQKLKDATTCAGGELLLGALKVLAFFGDGAFVKVIQGICKLAKVQPGDVCDGAVALEGPIIAADIRKISVGSRTSKAFCTTFLGVCGYPDVQTWDIAYPSAQPAGGRPKPGGKDPIKIVHYSDIHIDPLYVPGSSTQCDGRPICCRPYTKDDQPGNTKFPAGPNGDHMCDVPFTLERSMYDAINSIVPDAAFTIFTGDIVDHAIWNTSQPYNTNLIQHAYDTMNSSLKLVYGTAGNHEAHPVNAFVPNAIGHDSQWVYNLLSSDWEHWIGESSTAMVEKIGAYSTKYPKGNLRIISLNTNLYYRHNFWMYQSYEDKDPNDQIAWLIRELDAAEKAGERVYIMGHMPLGEADALRDGSNYLDQVFKRYQNTIAASFFGHTHVDHFEVSYSDYAHRSASNAFMTSYIAPSLTPTSGMPSFRVYTVDPDTFAVLDHTTYMADMTNPSFQTTPVWTKFYSAKESYGPLVSPPLTDPKAELTPAFWHNVTVAFENDDAQFNAYMARKSRGWQPASCTGDCKTDEICQLRAARSQDNCWKPKPGINLTKRSGVQDEKGEHDECGVPITLKTLSAVGADDAALQELKKIMDEVIAEAKAKGIKGAEDA, translated from the exons ATGCGTCCGGGCTCTCTTCTCCCGCTGCTTGCCTTGGGCCCTGTGGTCcaggccgcagccgcagcttcttctcaagAATCCCGCGATCTGTTTGCACGAGATTTTGAAATGCTAAACTCTCGGGACTTGGAACAGCTTTCTCCACGTGACGTTGAGCTACTGACCAGAGCATTGGTTGAGAGAGGTCTTTTGGATGACATTTGGCAAAAGCTCAAGGACGCTACTACTTGTGCCGGCGGAGAG CTACTGCTGGGTGCGCTCAAAGTTCTCGCATTCTTTGGTGATGGAGCTTTCGTCAAGGTGATTCAGGGGATTTGCAAGCTTGCAAAG GTCCAACCCGGCGACGTTTGTGATGGCGCGGTTGCTCTCGAAGGCCCCATCATAGCAGCTGACATTCGCAAGATCTCCGTTGGCTCAAGGACCTCCAAGGCGTTTTGCACAACCTTCTTGGGCGTTTGTGGATATCCCGATGTGCAAACGTGGGATATTGCTTACCCTTCGGCGCAACCTGCTGGTGGCCGGCCAAAGCCTGGTGGCAAGGATCCCATCAAGATTGTTCACTACTCCGATATTCATATTGATCCCTTGTATGTTCCTGGGTCTAGCACGCAGTGCGACGGCAGGCCTATTTGCTGCAG ACCCTACACCAAGGACGACCAACCTGGCAACACCAAGTTCCCTGCTGGACCTAACGGTGACCACATGTGTGATGTGCCCTTTACTTTAGAGCGAAGCATGTATGACGCTATCAACTCGATTGTGCCCGATGCCGCCTTTACTATTTTCACCGGCGATATCGTCGACCACGCCATCTGGAACACCAGCCAGCCGTACAACACCAACTTGA TCCAACATGCGTACGACACCATGAACTCAAGCCTGAAACTCGTCTACGGCACTGCCGGTAACCACGAAGCCCATCCCGTTAACGCCTTTGTCCCCAATGCCATCGGTCACGACAGCCAATGGGTCTACAACCTCCTCTCCTCTGACTGGGAACACTGGATCGGCGAAAGCTCAACCGCCATGGTCGAAAAGATCGGTGCCTACTCGACCAAGTATCCCAAAGGCAACCTCCGCATTATCTCTCTGAACACTAATCTCTACTACCGCCACAACTTCTGGATGTACCAGTCGTACGAGGACAAGGATCCCAACGACCAAATCGCCTGGCTCATAAGAGAGCttgatgccgccgagaaAGCCGGGGAACGCGTCTATATCATGGGCCACATGCCGCTCGGCGAGGCAGACGCCCTCCGCGACGGCTCCAACTACCTTGACCAAGTGTTCAAGCGGTACCAAAACACTATTGCAGCAAGTTTCTTCGGGCACACGCATGTCGACCACTTCGAAGTGTCGTACAGCGACTACGCGCACCGCAGCGCTTCCAACGCCTTTATGACCTCGTACATTGCGCCATCCCTCACGCCCACCTCCGGCATGCCCTCGTTCCGCGTCTACACTGTCGACCCGGACACctttgccgtcctcgacCACACCACCTACATGGCTGACATGACCAACCCTTCCTTCCAGACAACCCCCGTCTGGACAAAGTTCTACTCGGCCAAGGAGTCATACGGCCCTCTCGTCTCACCCCCTCTCACCGACCCCAAGGCCGAGCTCACCCCCGCCTTCTGGCACAACGTCACCGTCGCCTTTGAAAACGACGACGCCCAGTTCAACGCCTACATGGCGCGCAAGTCCCGTGGCTGGCAGCCCGCCTCCTGCACCGGCGACTGCAAGACCGACGAGATCTGCCAGCTACGCGCTGCCCGCAGCCAGGACAACTGCTGGAAGCCAAAGCCCGGCATCAACCTGACAAAGCGGTCCGGTGTCCAGGACGAAAAGGGAGAGCACGACGAGTGTGGCGTCCCTATTACACTAAAGACTCTGTCGGCTGTGGGCGCCGATGACGCCGCGCTGCAGGAGTTGAAGAAGATTATGGACGAAGTTATTGCTGAAGCAAAGGCCAAGGGGATCAAGGGCGCCGAAGATGCGTAG